In Streptomyces sp. SID8374, one genomic interval encodes:
- a CDS encoding DUF2277 domain-containing protein produces the protein MCRSIKTLRPPALPEEATEEDMRAAALQYVRKVSGFRAPAAHNREVFDRAVDEITEATMKLLDGLEIRGAAARSTVES, from the coding sequence ATGTGCCGCAGCATCAAGACCCTTCGACCGCCCGCCCTCCCCGAAGAGGCCACCGAGGAGGACATGAGGGCCGCAGCCCTTCAGTACGTACGGAAGGTGTCCGGCTTCCGCGCGCCCGCCGCGCACAACCGGGAGGTGTTCGACCGTGCCGTCGACGAGATCACCGAGGCCACGATGAAGCTGCTGGACGGCCTGGAGATACGGGGAGCGGCCGCCCGGAGCACCGTCGAGAGCTGA
- a CDS encoding DUF1254 domain-containing protein has protein sequence MDLAAEAYIYGYPLVYDLSMVGTSLHQGFGGMAATPFNRFAHSEHLADHRTEFVSVNNDTVYSIAQLDLSGGPLRLHVPDTGGAYHVLQFIDAWTNNFAYVGRRATGTGEGEWLIVPPGWAGSVPDGVRGVIDAPTSVVTVAGRNACDGPDDLPRVRALQERLTLTPLDGRPHRTGLPAPEPGVPEELRFFEELRVWMADFPPSAADQAYQDRFQPLGLLEEGPSPYVTADPALVDALVKGQERGRARVEGVSRAGTGGGGGKPGSWAANPHLFDYNLDHFGVGTVDSPRWKAADREGSYLGRAVAARVALWGNHGYEAVYAQTFQDSEGRQLNGAHSYVLRFPEPPPVESFWSVTMYGTPDYYLVENPAGRYSIGDRTPGLVHADDGSLTLYLSHDRPADPARAANWLPAPAGDFRPMLRLYTPGAAVLDGSYEIPVIVRDG, from the coding sequence GTGGACCTCGCCGCCGAGGCGTACATCTACGGATACCCCCTGGTCTACGACCTCTCCATGGTCGGAACCTCGCTCCACCAGGGGTTCGGAGGGATGGCGGCCACCCCCTTCAACCGGTTCGCCCACTCCGAGCACCTCGCCGACCACCGTACGGAGTTCGTCTCCGTCAACAACGACACCGTCTACTCCATCGCCCAACTCGACCTGTCCGGCGGGCCGCTGCGCCTCCATGTCCCCGACACCGGCGGCGCGTACCACGTGCTCCAGTTCATCGACGCCTGGACGAACAACTTCGCGTACGTCGGCCGACGGGCCACCGGTACCGGCGAGGGCGAGTGGCTGATCGTGCCGCCCGGCTGGGCGGGCAGCGTCCCCGACGGCGTACGCGGGGTCATCGACGCGCCCACCTCCGTGGTGACCGTCGCCGGGCGCAACGCCTGTGACGGCCCCGACGACCTGCCGCGCGTCCGGGCGCTCCAGGAGCGGCTCACCCTCACCCCTCTCGACGGCAGGCCCCACCGCACCGGGCTGCCCGCGCCCGAGCCCGGCGTACCGGAGGAGCTGCGCTTCTTCGAGGAGCTGCGGGTGTGGATGGCCGATTTCCCGCCGTCCGCGGCCGACCAGGCGTACCAGGACCGGTTCCAGCCGCTCGGGCTGCTGGAGGAGGGCCCCTCGCCGTACGTCACCGCCGACCCGGCCCTCGTCGACGCGCTGGTCAAGGGGCAGGAGCGGGGGCGCGCCCGGGTCGAGGGGGTCAGCCGCGCCGGGACGGGCGGCGGGGGCGGGAAGCCGGGGAGCTGGGCCGCGAACCCGCATCTCTTCGACTACAACCTGGACCACTTCGGCGTGGGCACGGTCGACTCGCCCCGGTGGAAGGCCGCCGACCGGGAGGGCTCCTACCTCGGCCGCGCGGTGGCGGCCCGGGTCGCGCTGTGGGGGAACCACGGGTACGAGGCGGTGTACGCGCAGACCTTCCAGGACAGCGAGGGGCGGCAGCTGAACGGGGCGCACTCCTACGTCCTGCGCTTCCCGGAGCCGCCGCCCGTCGAGTCGTTCTGGTCGGTGACGATGTACGGCACCCCGGACTACTACCTCGTCGAGAACCCGGCCGGCCGGTACTCGATCGGGGACCGTACGCCCGGTCTCGTCCACGCGGACGACGGCTCGCTCACCCTGTACCTCTCCCACGACCGGCCCGCCGACCCCGCCCGGGCGGCGAACTGGCTCCCCGCCCCCGCCGGGGACTTCCGGCCCATGCTGCGGCTGTACACACCGGGGGCCGCCGTCCTCGACGGGAGTTACGAGATCCCCGTCATCGTGCGGGACGGCTGA
- a CDS encoding GNAT family N-acetyltransferase, giving the protein MGQTLAEILDGAARGRFPAPDGSTTVVEAPSGRDSGVIAFTAHSVVFTDEDPAWVRATLASLDCDALAATMHPGFLHAFVERTGRTTDTIDLLTVAPALPGEPPLELREVTDPVHPRVVSARRRRDGVRMWAVDGGVLVLGRGVAGRWEVAVELDEDARHRGLGRALATAARHLVPDGEPLWSQQAAGNARSIRAFQAAGFRPVGSEALLVGR; this is encoded by the coding sequence ATGGGGCAGACCCTTGCGGAGATCCTGGACGGGGCGGCGCGCGGCCGGTTTCCGGCGCCCGACGGGAGCACCACCGTGGTGGAGGCGCCGAGCGGGCGGGACAGCGGCGTGATCGCCTTCACCGCGCACTCGGTGGTGTTCACCGACGAGGACCCCGCGTGGGTCCGCGCGACCCTGGCGTCCCTCGACTGCGATGCGCTGGCGGCCACGATGCACCCGGGCTTCCTGCACGCGTTCGTGGAGCGGACCGGACGGACCACCGACACGATCGACCTCCTCACGGTCGCGCCCGCTCTGCCCGGTGAACCTCCGCTGGAGCTGCGGGAGGTCACCGATCCGGTTCACCCCCGGGTGGTGAGCGCGCGCAGGAGGCGTGACGGGGTGCGGATGTGGGCGGTCGACGGCGGGGTGCTGGTCCTGGGGCGTGGCGTGGCCGGGCGCTGGGAAGTGGCCGTCGAACTGGACGAGGACGCCCGGCACCGGGGCCTCGGCCGCGCCCTGGCCACCGCCGCTCGCCATCTGGTGCCCGACGGCGAGCCCCTCTGGTCCCAGCAGGCCGCGGGCAACGCGCGCAGCATCAGGGCGTTCCAGGCCGCCGGGTTCCGGCCGGTGGGCTCGGAGGCGTTGCTGGTCGGCCGGTAG
- a CDS encoding TraR/DksA C4-type zinc finger protein has translation MTENTGDDPYVPPEHRAVRRRLMADHADTSERMAALSRDFEAIVEANALVAVDDEHDPEGSSTAFERAHVAALLAQAREHLAELDLAVDRLENGDYGRCEVCGEPIPAARLEVRPAATTCVGCAGAERRM, from the coding sequence ATGACCGAGAACACCGGCGATGATCCGTACGTACCGCCCGAGCACCGGGCGGTACGGCGACGGCTCATGGCCGATCACGCGGACACGAGCGAGCGGATGGCGGCGCTGAGCCGTGACTTCGAGGCCATCGTCGAGGCGAACGCCCTGGTGGCCGTCGACGACGAGCATGACCCCGAGGGGTCCAGTACGGCTTTCGAGCGGGCCCATGTCGCCGCCCTGCTGGCGCAGGCGCGTGAGCACCTGGCCGAGCTGGACCTGGCCGTGGACCGGCTGGAGAACGGGGACTACGGGCGCTGCGAGGTGTGCGGAGAGCCCATTCCGGCCGCTCGCCTGGAGGTGCGGCCGGCGGCCACGACCTGTGTCGGCTGCGCGGGCGCGGAGCGTCGCATGTGA